One part of the Helicobacter cetorum MIT 99-5656 genome encodes these proteins:
- a CDS encoding META domain-containing protein: protein MNLRLMVMSVAGAFVFSGCFFLKWFDKKISSNNWHIQKVEMGNRTYDIDTMLADSAFRENEEEQDSLVNTALPKDKAISDAKELERKEKRRHWYELFKKKSKPKNAMGEFVFDQKENRIYGKGYCNRYFASYSWYGTHHIEIEDSGISRKVCKDEVLMAFELKFMENFKGSFIVTKDKNTLILDNEKMKIYLVTP from the coding sequence GGTGTTTTTTCTTAAAATGGTTTGATAAAAAAATTTCTAGTAATAATTGGCACATTCAAAAAGTAGAAATGGGTAACAGAACTTATGATATTGATACCATGCTGGCTGATAGCGCTTTTAGAGAAAATGAAGAAGAGCAAGACTCACTTGTTAACACCGCCTTACCCAAAGATAAGGCTATAAGTGATGCTAAAGAGTTAGAAAGAAAGGAAAAAAGAAGGCATTGGTATGAACTCTTTAAAAAGAAGTCCAAACCTAAAAATGCTATGGGGGAGTTTGTATTTGACCAAAAGGAAAATCGTATTTATGGAAAGGGCTATTGCAACCGGTATTTTGCAAGCTATTCGTGGTATGGGACTCATCATATTGAAATTGAAGATAGCGGCATTTCAAGGAAAGTGTGTAAAGATGAGGTTTTAATGGCGTTTGAATTGAAGTTTATGGAAAATTTTAAAGGTAGCTTTATAGTAACTAAGGATAAAAACACACTCATTTTAGACAACGAAAAAATGAAAATTTACTTAGTAACGCCATAA